TGCGTGGCGTTTATGAGACGCTCGATCATCAACTGCAGCGATACCGATCGGTCAGCGATAGCGATTTGCGACGCGTGTTGGCCGAATTCCCGATGCATTATCGAACCGAAGTCCGCACGGTCAGTAAATCGCCAGCGACCTAATCTTCGCAATCCTCCACTGATCCCTTGCCCATTCCCCAACCGCCCGCATCCGCAATCCCACGATGACTCAGCGACCTATGAAATTCCGCACACGCGCTATCCACGACGGCAACTCGATCGATCCGCAGACCGGAGCCGTCGTGCCGCCGATCCATCTCGCCAGCACGTTTCGCCAACCCGGAGCGGGTGAGTGGGGCGAGTTCGATTATTCGCGCAGCGGCAACCCGACGCGGTCGAACCTGCAAGCGACGCTCAATTCGCTCGAGGGAGCTGTCGGATCGTTAGCTTTCAGCAGCGGGATGGCGGCGACGCACTGCGTGACGATGCTGTTGGGCAATGGCGACCATGTCGTCGCCGGCAAAGACATCTATGGCGGCACCTACCGCTTGCTGCACAAGATCTGCGATCGCAACGGGATCTCGGTGACGCTTGTCGACATGACCGATCTGGACGCTGTCGCTGCGGCGATCCAACCGAATACAAAACTGCTGTGGGCGGAAACGATCGGCAACCCGCTCTTCTCGATCCCCAACCTCACCGCGCTGGCGGAACTAGCCCATTCTCGCGGCGCCCTGATCGGTGTCGACAACACCTTCGGAACGCCCGTCCTGGTGCGGCCGCTGGAATTTGGGATCGACATCGTCATGCACTCGGCCACCAAATACCTCGGTGGCCACAGCGATTGCTTGGGCGGAACCCTCTCGGTCGCCGTCAAAGAACTCTACGACCGACTCTATTTTGTCCAAAACGCAACCGGAGCGGTCCTCGATCCGTTCAGTAGCTTTCTGATCGGCCGCGGGCTCAAGACGCTGGACGTTCGGATTCGCGAGCAGAGCAAAACCGCGGCGCGATTGGCCGATTGGCTCGCCGCCCACCCTCGTGTCTCACGAGTCTATTACCCTGGCCTCACATCGCATCCCGGCCACGAACTGGCCGCGCGCCAATTCGACGGCATCTACGGTGCGATGCTCGGCTTTGAACTGGCGGGCGACTTCAAGGCGACCGCCGCGATGGTGGGCAAGACGCACCTGTTCCACTTGGCCGTCAGTTTGGGTGCGGTCGAATCGCTGATCGAACAACCTGCATCGATGTCGCACGCCAGTTACGATCCCGCCGATCGCGCCAAAGCTGGCATCTCCGACGCGCTGGTCCGCCTGTCGGTGGGTCTAGAAGATTTTGACGATCTACGACAAGATATCGAACAAGCCATCGAATCGGTTTGAATTTCCGCTGGCTGAAACGAGCCCGCAGCTCCCCCCCAAAAAGCTATCTCCCACTTTTTTGACGCCGATGTAATACCGTCCGCCACACCACGCCGCGCCCACTTAGAGCCCCATGGTCAATACTCTATTTCTACCCGAACTGCGTGAAATGCTTGCCGAATCGAACGATTCGGATCTTGCAGAGTTCTGCACGGCACTCCATCCGGTCCGCACGGCCGAGTTCATGGAGGGGCTGACAGCCAACGAGGCGTGGCAGGTTTTACAGCACGCCGACGTGGCGCTGCGAGCGGAGATTTTCAGTTATCTGGAGGAAGAGCGTCAGCTGGAGATCCTGGAACAAGAGGATCCGCAGCGGCTTGCCGACTTGGTCGCCGAGATGCCTTCGGACGATCGGGTCGACCTGATCCACGAACTGGAGGACGAGCGGGCCAACGAGATCCTGCCGCTGTTGCCCGAGGCCGAACGCCGCGACATCATGCGGCTGAAGAGCCACGCCGAAGAGACCGCCGGCGCGCTGATGACGACCGATTTCGTTCGGCTCTCCGCCTCGCTGACCGTTCGCGAAGCGTTGGACGACCTGAGCCGTCAGGCCGCGGATCACGAGACGATTTATTATCTGTACGTCGTCGACGAAGATCACCAATTGCGAGGGGTGGTATCGGGGCGTCAATTGATCGCGGCGATGGGAAAGCCCAACACCACGATGGGCGAACTGATGGACACCGATATCGTCACGGTGCAGATCGACGAAGATCAAGAATCGGTCGCCGAAAAGGTCGAACGCTACAACCTGCTGGCGATTCCCGTGGTCGACGAGGGCCGCGTGCTGATGGGGATCATCACGCACGATGACGTGATTGATGTGTTGCGCGACGAATTGACCGAAGACGTTCAACGGATCGCGGCGGTCGCTCCGCTGGATGAAGGTTACCTGCGAGAGAACATTCTCACGCTGACCTGGAAGCGAGGCATCTGGCTGACCGTCCTCTTTTTCGCCGCGATGTTGACAATGCTTCTGCTGAGGCACTACGACGTCGAGCTGGAAAAATTCATCTGGTTGGCCTGGTTCATCCCGTTGGTGATCAGTAGCGGCGGGAACACCGGCAGCCAATCGGCGACGCTGGTGATCACGGCGCTGACCAGCGGCGATGTGAAAGTTGGAGACTGGCGGACCGTCGCGATCCGCGAGGTCATGATGGGCGTGCTGTTAGGAGGTTCGCTGGGAACGATCGGATATATCTTTGCGTTGTTTGTCGCCCCCAGCCCCTACGCAGCGATCACGATCCCAATCACCGTGCTGTTGGTGATCAGCAGCGGAGCGATCGCCGGCGGCCTGCTGCCGCTGCTGTTCAAACGCTTGGAACTTGATCCCGCTTTGATGAGCAATCCGTTTGTCGCGGGGATCGTCGACATTTTAGGGATCATGATCTACATCAACGTCGCCCGCATCGTGCTCAGTGGCGTCGCGGAATAGCGGCTAGTGCTTCATCCATATTTGAATTTGAGGTAGTGGACGAGGTCACGAGCTCGCGCCAGAGATTATGGGGACTCGTGACCTCGTCCATTGCCATCAGTCCTAAAATCAAAGTTTGACAAACCACTAGCCACTGCCGCCATGATCATCGAGCGACGTAGCGGATATCGTCGAGATAAAACGTCACCGGTTTGCCTTGTCCCGCCAGCGACCAACCGAATCCCGTTTTAATCCGCGTCAGATCGCGACCGTCGAGCGGAATGCGGATCTGCTGCCACTGGTCGGTCAACCGAACATCTTTTCTTTCCACCTTGGCGGTGTCGCGATAGGGCTGGTCCCCATCGATCGCTCCCAGGACAAAGTTCACCACGTCGCCCCCTGCGGCTCCGCGAACCCAAAACTGCAATTCTCCCGCGGCGGACAAATCGAAACCGCCGGGCTGCGATCCGGTCCAATCTCCCGGCGGCGATTGCCAGAAAACACCTCCCCAGCCGTCGGCCGCCGTGTACTCAACTTGCAGACACGTTGGCCCCGAGTGCGGATCGTCGCGGCTGTCCAAAGTCATTTTGACAGCCGACGTGTTCCCCATGAATCCCAATGCCGCGTAGGGCTCGGTTTCCATCGCGTCACCATAAACGATCAACGGAAGCTTGGGCTTGGGCGACGCAATCGCGATCATTGGCGCATCGACGCGCAGCGGGATGTTGGCAACAGCGGCTCCACCTTTGCTGTCGCGAACATAAGCGAACAATCGATAGCCACCGCCTGCGTCGGGGACCGTTAGGACCGCTTGTCGAGAGTCCCCCACGACCGCATCGCTCAGCGCAATCTCTTCGGCTTGCCAATCGCCGCCGACGCCGACCGTTCCCGAATCGTGTCGCAGGATCAATTTGGTTATGAGCGGGTCGGACTCGGGATCGCTGGCAACCAACGTCGCCCGGATTTTGTCCCCCGGCTTCAGTCCATCGGTCTGTTCCAGCGAGAGGCGATCGATTTGAGGGCATCGGTTTTCGGGCGGCTTGCCCGTCCACGCTTCGGTCATCGCATCGACAGCGGCCAACCGCGATCCGTCGGGTAACAACATCCCGAACCATGTCGCCGTCGTCTCCTGTTTGTCACCCCACAAAAAGGCATACGAGCCGAGGCAGAGTCTCGATTTTTGGCGAGCCGCTTCGCGGAAGCCGACAGCGTATTGAGCCGCCTTGGCGGTGCTGGTCGCTTCGATCGCCGAACCCCACGGCGTCTTTTCGACCTCCCACGGTCCATGTGGCCCATGTTCGGTGACGATATAAGGCTTGCTGTCCCCGGCGGCGCGATACCGTTGATCCAGCGACGCGATCCCGCCATAAGAATTAACGCCGATGATGTCGATGTTGGGGCAATAGCGTTCGATCTGCCCGACCTTGTCCTGCCCCAGTTCGGCGATCACCGTCATCGTCGGATGCGCCGGATCGATCTGTTTGCAAACTCGGGCGATGTGGTCGACGGCGTACCAGATCGCTGGATTGTTGCCGTCTCCCTCCATCTCGTTGCCGATTCCCCACATCAAGACCGCCGGGTGGTCCTTGTATTTTGTGATCGCATCGACACAGGTCTGCAATTGAGCCGCAACCTCTGCTTCGCTCTGATAGTTAAAACCATGTCGCGGATGTCCCAACCACAATCCAACGCAGACACTCAAGTTGTTTTTGTGAGCGGTGTCGAGCACATGATCGAGATTTTCAGTCGACCAAGTGCGGATCGAATTCCCGCCAGCCGCCGACAAGCGATCCAAGTGCTGCGTCCCGCCGACGCCGCGAACGACGTAATCCTTGCCGCCGCGGAGCAGGCGAAATCCGTCGGTCTGATCGTGGTGAAGGGTTACTGGAATTTGAGCTGCCGTCTCGCCGACCACGATGAACACCAACAACGTCGCCAAAACGAGAGCTTGCAATTTCGATCGTTCTGCGAACATGAGAGACCTCGTTTAGGATCGTGGAAAGATCGGATCAAAGGATCTGCTGCCAGGGGAACTCCAGCTGATCGATCGCCTCAATCGGTGCCGAGGTGGCCAGCGTCGCCGACCACCGCGATGAAGGAGGACTGCGATGCAGCAGCCACCGCGAAGGGCCCGACTTTTCGTTGGCGACAGCGAAACGGAGACTCGCGTCGATTTCGATCTGCAAGGGACTGAGATAGAAGCCGTAGCCCGTCGCTTTTAAGACTGCTTCTTTGGCAGTCCAGTGATCGAACCACAGCGAATTGCTGGCGTCGAGCAACCGCTGCCGCTCGGTCTCGGTGTAAACCTGGCGGTCGATTCCCGGCCGCGACTTCATCTCGCGGATCGCTTCGATGTCGACGCCTAACGGATTTTGGGAACCAACCGCCAATAGCGCGATGTCTTCGGTGTGTGACAGATTAAAGAAGAGCGACGGAGCGAGCTGCATCGCGGCGAAGTCGACGATCGGCCGGCCCATCTTCTCCACCGCCAGGACGACTTCGGCGGCGGGGCGCTTCAGATAGCTGCCGAGAATAAATCGCATCGCCACGTGCGCCGAGGCGTACCGCAATCGCAGCGGTTGCGAAACGAAGCGACTCGCCTTCGCAAACTCCTCGTCCGACAACACCTCTCGAGCCAGCAGATCGTTCTCGGGGACCAGGCAATCGGGAAACGGGCCTCCGTTGGGCTCCAGATCGATCCGCCACAGATGGACGGTGTTCGGCGACAGAAGAGGAGACGAAAACATCCAGGCCAATCGGTTTTGGTTTGTGCAGCGGAGAAGAGCAGAATCTGTTGGGGGAGCTGTTGGCCCCTCCAGCAACATCAATTGTTATTTTCTAGTCTAATTTAGCCGCAGTGACGACGCCGCCGCCGGCCTGGCTAGGCATCGCGCAGCCGCAGGGCACGGAAAAGCGTATTTGTCCATCTCGCGTGCCCCAAAGCGGTTGCTTCGGCGAAGATAAATTTGATATCGTTAGTTCGATGAGGCCTGTTGCCCGAACATTCTAACCAACTTACCTATCCAAGGCAGTCTTTCATGGCAGACCAGAAGTCCGCACTCATTACCGGGATCACCGGCCAAGATGGTTCTTACCTGGCTGAATTGCTGCTCGAGAAGGGCTACCTCGTACACGGACTGGTACGCCGAAGCAGCACTTTTGGCACTGAGCGAATCGACCACATCTACCAGGATTTGCACGCCAACCCGACGCTGATGCTGCACTACGGCGACCTGACCGACGGCCAGGCGTTGACCAACCTCGTGCTCGATATCAAGCCCGACGAGATCTACAACCTGGGCGCCCAAAGCCACGTGCGGGTCTCATTCGACCAACCGGTCTACACGTTGCAAACCGTGGGCGTGGGGGCGTTGAACGTTCTCGAAGCCGCTCGACAACTGCAGAAGATCAAAGAGGTCCGCGTCTACCAAGCTTCCAGTTCGGAAATGTACGGTGATGTACTGCAGACACCGCAAACCGAAACGACGCCATTCAACCCACAGAGCCCTTATGCCTGTGCAAAGGTTTACGCGTTCCACCAAACCGTCAACTATCGCGAAAGCTACGGCCTGTTCGCTTGCAACGGGATCCTGTTCAATCACGAATCCGAACGCCGCGGCGAGACATTTGTAACCCGCAAGATCACCCGCGCCGCGACGCGGATCAAAGCGGGTCTGCAGAAGAAACTGTATCTTGGAAACCTGGACGCCAAACGCGACTGGGGCTACGCCAAGGATTACGTCGAAGGAATGTGGCGGATCCTGCAGCACAGCGAGCCGGACGACTTCGTGCTGGCGACTGGCGAAACTCAATCGGTGCGTGAATTCCTTCGCTTGGTCTTCGAGCAACTGGAACTCAACTGGGAGGATTACGTGGAGATCGATCCGCGTTACTTCCGGCCGGCCGAAGTTGAATTGCTGTTGGGCGATCCTTCCAAAGCGAAGGAAAAGCTGGGCTGGACCGCGTCGACCGACCTCCGCGAACTGGCTCGCATCATGGTCGAACACGACCTCGAACTGGCACAGCGCGAAGCTCACGCCAAGACGTTTGTCGCTGGCAGTGCTTAAAAGAATCGGCGTCCCCGCACAGAATGGCAGGGAGATGCACATCGTTGCAGCGATCGAGAAATGCCAGCGAGCCAGCAAAGGCTGGCTCGCTAATTTCACTGCAGCGTAAAATCCGTTTAGCAGTCGTGGCGGAGGTTTACCGCCATGCACCTCGAGCAACCTTTGTGTTATGCTGCCGATGTGAAGCCCCTCAAATTTTACCGGTAAGGTAAATGCAGGCGGCTGGCGGTTCAGGCGATGGCTGCACCGAGGCTGTCTATCCATCCTACAATTTTCCCTTCGACCGCCACGATGCTTTCCGAAGGGGCACGACTCAGGAGTTCAAACGAATGTCACAAGCTGAAATGACCAGAGAAGCTTACAAAGTCAAAGATATTTCGCTGGCCGAATTTGGTCGCAAAGAGATCATGCTGGCCGAAAACGAAATGCCAGGCTTGATGGCATTGCGTGAAAAGTACGGCAAATCGAAGCCATTGGCTGGCGCTCGCATCGCTGGCTGCTTGCACATGACGATCCAAACCGCCGTTCTGATCGAGACCCTGGTCGAACTGGGCGCCGACGTAACTTGGAGCTCGTGCAACATCTTCAGCACCCAAGACCATGCCGCCGCCGCGATCGCAGCCGCTGGCATCCCGGTCTACGCTTGGAAGGGAATGAGCGAAGAGGAATTCAATTGGTGCATCGAACAAACGCTGACTTTCCCAAGCGGTGAAAAACTGAACATGATCTTGGACGATGGCGGTGACTTGACCGCGATGGTTCACGAACGCTTCCCCGAACTGCTGGACGACATCCGCGGAATCAGCGAAGAGACGACCGCCGGTATCCACCGCCTGCAAGTCCTCGAGAAGAAGGGCCTGTTGAAGGTTCCTGCGATCAACGTCAACGACTCGGCGACCAAGAGCAAGTTCGACAACCTGTATGGCTGCCGCGAATCGCTGGCTGACGGCGTGAAGCGAGCCACCGACATCATGTTGGCGGGCAAAGTTGCTGTCGTCGCCGGTTACGGTGACGTCGGAAAGGGCTGTGCCCACAGCCTGCAACGCTACGGTTGCCGCGTGATCGTCACCGAAATCGATCCGATCAACGCGCTGCAAGCTGCGATGGAAGGCTTCGAAGTCACCACGATGGACAACGCCGCCAAAGAAGGCAACCTGTTCGTCACCACCACCGGTAACAAGGACATCATCCTGGGCGAGCACATGGCTGCGATGCCCAACGATGCAATCGTCTGCAACATCGGTCACTTCGACACCGAAATCGACATCGCGTGGCTGGAGCGTGAAGTCGCTGCGGGCAAGGTCACCAAGCTGAACATCAAACCAGCTGACATCGGTGCCGTCGATCGCTACACCTTCGCCGACGGCCACTCGGTCATCGTTCTGGCTCAAGGCCGCCTGGTTAACTTGGGCTGTGCGACCGGACACCCAAGCTTTGTGATGAGCACCTCGTTCACCAACCAATGCTTGGCTCAGATGGAACTGTGGTCGAACACCGATCAATACGAAGTCAAAACCGTCTTGCTGCCGAAGCGTTTGGACGAAGAAGTCGCTCGCTTGCACTTGGATAAGCTGGGCGTGAAGCTGACGACGCTGACCGAAGACCAAGCCGAATACATGGGCGTGCCAGTTGAAGGCCCTTACAAGCCCGACCACTACCGCTATTAATCGACTGCGATCGGGGTCCAGTGAACGCCTTCATTTGGGGGCATTTTCGACACCCGATCCAGCGTTAACCAAATGATGATACGGCCGCGCGTTGCGAAACGCGTGGCCGTTTTTTATGGCACCATCGCGCCGGCCGCCCGAACGATTTAGCTCCCGCTGCCGTAGAAGCTACCGAAATCAAGCTGGGCCAACGTGAAATCTTGGAGAGCTGCGATTGACTTCTCTGCCGGCACGTTGATACTAAAAAGAAGCTTCATTCACTCCGAGACCTATCCGTTGCATTCCCCACGCGCTCGATTATCGACGCTGCTGCTGTACTTCCTGCTATTTGCAGGTGGACCGGGAATGCATTACGCCCCGATCTTTGGGCTGCACGGTCACGGCGATTGCTCGCACGCCAACTGTCCAACGGAAAAGTCTGTCTGTCACGACGGATGTTGCCACGAGGCGGCACCGACCGATTCGGTTGCCGATGTTGCGACGGACTGTGATGGAGCTTGTGCCCTTTGCGATTTCTATTCGCACGCCAATCCAACGATCGCCTCACCGCAGCGGCTTGCTGCGGACGACGCGATTGCACAGGCTGACCCTACGACAACGGTAGGGCATCCCAACGAAAACGTTGCTTCTTATTCACCGCGCGGACCGCCGCGTGTCTAGGTATCGCTAGCGATGCTTACGCATCCGCTGGAAGTCTGTCTGCGCGATAGCCTCCGTTTAGATCCCCTGAAGATCTGCTGCGCGCCGCTGCTCGATCGCCCCAGGAAACCGAATTTGGTTCCTACGATCCGAGTTCATCCGAATACCTATTATCTCATTCATTGATAAGAAGCCATTGATGTTGTCCTCAAAACACGCACGCCCTCGCGGCGGCTTTACGCTGGTTGAACTGTTGGTCGTGATCGCGATCATCGGAATCCTGGTCGCCTTGTTGCTCCCCGCCGTGCAAGCCGCTCGCGCCGCCGCACGACGAACCCAGTGCAAAAACAACTGCAAACAAATCGGCCTGGCCTTGCACAACTACCACGATTCGTTCCGCCAGTTCCCCGCCGGATGGATCAGCTACCAAGGCGAGTTCGAACCGGGTTGGGGCTGGGCTGCCGCGATCCTGCCGTTCGCCGAACAGAACAACGTCTATGAGCAGATCGACTTCCGATTGCCGATCGAAGACAGCATCCACGATGCCGTTCGCGAAACGGTCCTTTCGATGTACATCTGCCCTAGCGACATCGCCCCGGACCAGTTCTTGATCGCCGAAGGTTCCGGCGGCCATGTCCACTCGCACAGTGCCAGCGTCGTCGCTCCGACCTCGTATGCGATGAGCAGCGCGATTGTTGAAAGCGTCGATCACGACGGCCCTCATCTGTTCACCGTATCGAAGTCGAACTATGTCGGCGTCTTCGGATCGTTTGAGATTCACGACAATCCCTATCGCGGCGACGGTGCGTTTTTCGCTGACAGCCGCTTGCGTTTCCGCGACTTCGTCGATGGCACCAGCAGCACGATGATGGTTGGCGAACG
Above is a genomic segment from Rosistilla ulvae containing:
- a CDS encoding trans-sulfuration enzyme family protein, producing the protein MTQRPMKFRTRAIHDGNSIDPQTGAVVPPIHLASTFRQPGAGEWGEFDYSRSGNPTRSNLQATLNSLEGAVGSLAFSSGMAATHCVTMLLGNGDHVVAGKDIYGGTYRLLHKICDRNGISVTLVDMTDLDAVAAAIQPNTKLLWAETIGNPLFSIPNLTALAELAHSRGALIGVDNTFGTPVLVRPLEFGIDIVMHSATKYLGGHSDCLGGTLSVAVKELYDRLYFVQNATGAVLDPFSSFLIGRGLKTLDVRIREQSKTAARLADWLAAHPRVSRVYYPGLTSHPGHELAARQFDGIYGAMLGFELAGDFKATAAMVGKTHLFHLAVSLGAVESLIEQPASMSHASYDPADRAKAGISDALVRLSVGLEDFDDLRQDIEQAIESV
- the mgtE gene encoding magnesium transporter, which gives rise to MVNTLFLPELREMLAESNDSDLAEFCTALHPVRTAEFMEGLTANEAWQVLQHADVALRAEIFSYLEEERQLEILEQEDPQRLADLVAEMPSDDRVDLIHELEDERANEILPLLPEAERRDIMRLKSHAEETAGALMTTDFVRLSASLTVREALDDLSRQAADHETIYYLYVVDEDHQLRGVVSGRQLIAAMGKPNTTMGELMDTDIVTVQIDEDQESVAEKVERYNLLAIPVVDEGRVLMGIITHDDVIDVLRDELTEDVQRIAAVAPLDEGYLRENILTLTWKRGIWLTVLFFAAMLTMLLLRHYDVELEKFIWLAWFIPLVISSGGNTGSQSATLVITALTSGDVKVGDWRTVAIREVMMGVLLGGSLGTIGYIFALFVAPSPYAAITIPITVLLVISSGAIAGGLLPLLFKRLELDPALMSNPFVAGIVDILGIMIYINVARIVLSGVAE
- a CDS encoding glycoside hydrolase family 2 TIM barrel-domain containing protein, with the translated sequence MFAERSKLQALVLATLLVFIVVGETAAQIPVTLHHDQTDGFRLLRGGKDYVVRGVGGTQHLDRLSAAGGNSIRTWSTENLDHVLDTAHKNNLSVCVGLWLGHPRHGFNYQSEAEVAAQLQTCVDAITKYKDHPAVLMWGIGNEMEGDGNNPAIWYAVDHIARVCKQIDPAHPTMTVIAELGQDKVGQIERYCPNIDIIGVNSYGGIASLDQRYRAAGDSKPYIVTEHGPHGPWEVEKTPWGSAIEATSTAKAAQYAVGFREAARQKSRLCLGSYAFLWGDKQETTATWFGMLLPDGSRLAAVDAMTEAWTGKPPENRCPQIDRLSLEQTDGLKPGDKIRATLVASDPESDPLITKLILRHDSGTVGVGGDWQAEEIALSDAVVGDSRQAVLTVPDAGGGYRLFAYVRDSKGGAAVANIPLRVDAPMIAIASPKPKLPLIVYGDAMETEPYAALGFMGNTSAVKMTLDSRDDPHSGPTCLQVEYTAADGWGGVFWQSPPGDWTGSQPGGFDLSAAGELQFWVRGAAGGDVVNFVLGAIDGDQPYRDTAKVERKDVRLTDQWQQIRIPLDGRDLTRIKTGFGWSLAGQGKPVTFYLDDIRYVAR
- a CDS encoding 4'-phosphopantetheinyl transferase family protein, translating into MFSSPLLSPNTVHLWRIDLEPNGGPFPDCLVPENDLLAREVLSDEEFAKASRFVSQPLRLRYASAHVAMRFILGSYLKRPAAEVVLAVEKMGRPIVDFAAMQLAPSLFFNLSHTEDIALLAVGSQNPLGVDIEAIREMKSRPGIDRQVYTETERQRLLDASNSLWFDHWTAKEAVLKATGYGFYLSPLQIEIDASLRFAVANEKSGPSRWLLHRSPPSSRWSATLATSAPIEAIDQLEFPWQQIL
- the gmd gene encoding GDP-mannose 4,6-dehydratase is translated as MADQKSALITGITGQDGSYLAELLLEKGYLVHGLVRRSSTFGTERIDHIYQDLHANPTLMLHYGDLTDGQALTNLVLDIKPDEIYNLGAQSHVRVSFDQPVYTLQTVGVGALNVLEAARQLQKIKEVRVYQASSSEMYGDVLQTPQTETTPFNPQSPYACAKVYAFHQTVNYRESYGLFACNGILFNHESERRGETFVTRKITRAATRIKAGLQKKLYLGNLDAKRDWGYAKDYVEGMWRILQHSEPDDFVLATGETQSVREFLRLVFEQLELNWEDYVEIDPRYFRPAEVELLLGDPSKAKEKLGWTASTDLRELARIMVEHDLELAQREAHAKTFVAGSA
- the ahcY gene encoding adenosylhomocysteinase codes for the protein MSQAEMTREAYKVKDISLAEFGRKEIMLAENEMPGLMALREKYGKSKPLAGARIAGCLHMTIQTAVLIETLVELGADVTWSSCNIFSTQDHAAAAIAAAGIPVYAWKGMSEEEFNWCIEQTLTFPSGEKLNMILDDGGDLTAMVHERFPELLDDIRGISEETTAGIHRLQVLEKKGLLKVPAINVNDSATKSKFDNLYGCRESLADGVKRATDIMLAGKVAVVAGYGDVGKGCAHSLQRYGCRVIVTEIDPINALQAAMEGFEVTTMDNAAKEGNLFVTTTGNKDIILGEHMAAMPNDAIVCNIGHFDTEIDIAWLEREVAAGKVTKLNIKPADIGAVDRYTFADGHSVIVLAQGRLVNLGCATGHPSFVMSTSFTNQCLAQMELWSNTDQYEVKTVLLPKRLDEEVARLHLDKLGVKLTTLTEDQAEYMGVPVEGPYKPDHYRY
- a CDS encoding DUF1559 domain-containing protein, which gives rise to MLSSKHARPRGGFTLVELLVVIAIIGILVALLLPAVQAARAAARRTQCKNNCKQIGLALHNYHDSFRQFPAGWISYQGEFEPGWGWAAAILPFAEQNNVYEQIDFRLPIEDSIHDAVRETVLSMYICPSDIAPDQFLIAEGSGGHVHSHSASVVAPTSYAMSSAIVESVDHDGPHLFTVSKSNYVGVFGSFEIHDNPYRGDGAFFADSRLRFRDFVDGTSSTMMVGERFGRLGSAIWHGVIPEAAEPEARVVGVTDHSPNSDHMHFEDFSSEHVTGAHFTLADGSVRMISDTIDLDVYRALSTRQGGEPIQNASF